The Polaromonas sp. SP1 DNA window AACCGGCCGTGTCGGCTCGCCAAAACGCCGCGAGATCGGCCACGGCCGCCTGGCCAAGCGCGCGCTGATCGCCGTGCTGCCGACGAAGGAAGAATTCCCTTACACCATGCGTGTTGTGTCTGAAATCACCGAATCCAACGGCTCTTCGTCGATGGCTTCGGTCTGCGGCGGCTGCCTGTCGCTGATGGACGCCGGCGTGCCGATGAAGGCCCACGTGGCCGGTATCGCCATGGGCCTGATCAAGGAAGACAACCGCTTTGCCGTGCTGACCGACATCCTGGGCGACGAAGATCATCTGGGTGACATGGACTTCAAGGTTGCCGGTACCACCTTCGGTATCACCGCGCTGCAGATGGACATCAAGATCCAGGGCATCACCAAGGAAATCATGCAGGTTGCGCTGGCCCAGGCCAAAGAAGCCCGCATGCACATCCTGGGCAAGATGCAGGAAGCCATGGGCGAAGCCAAGGCTGAAGTGTCCGACTTCGCGCCGCGCCTGTACGTCATGAAGATCAACCCCGAGAAGATTCGCGACGTGATCGGCAAGGGCGGCGCGGTCATCCGCGCGCTGACCGAAGAAACTGGCACGCAAATCAACATCGAGGAAGACGGCACCATCACCATCGCCTCGAACGACAGCGCCAAGGCCGACGAAGCCAAGCGCCGCATCGCCGAGATCACCGCTGAAGTCGAAATCGGCAAGGTCTACGAAGGCCCGGTCACCAAGATCCTGGACTTCGGCGCACTGATCAACCTGCTGCCCGGCAAGGACGGCCTGCTGCACATCAGCCAGATCGCCCACGAGCGCGTCGAAAAAGTCACCGACTACCTGAGCGAAGGCCAGATCGTCAAGGTCAAGGTTCTTGAGACCGACGAGAAAGGCCGCGTCAAGCTGTCGATGAAGGCTTTGCTCGACCGTCCAGCCCAGGACCAGGACCGGGGCTGATCAGTATCTGCTATTGATTTTGTAGCTGCCAGCCCTTGCGTACCTTGGGCTGGCGGCACAAATGACCTGGATATTCATGAAAGCTGTTGAAATTACATCCTATGGCGCGCCTGAGGTTTTGCGCCTGGGCTCGCGTCCGGCTCCCGTTGACGGCGCCGGCGAAGTCCTGATTCGTGTGAATGCCAGCGGCGTGAACCGCCCTGATGTTTTGCAGCGCATGGGGCACTATCCGGTGCCGCCCGGTGCGTCGGACATCCCCGGGCTTGAGGTGGCGGGCGTGATTGTTTCCGGCGATGCCCGGGCAATGGCAGCCGCAGGCTTGAAAATTGGTGACCGTGTCTGCGCATTGGTGGCGGGCGGTGGTTATGCCGAGTTATGCGTTGCGCCTGTGGCGCAGTGCCTGCCCGTGCCTGAAGGGCTCAGCGATATCGAAGCCGCCTCCCTGCCGGAGACCTTCTTTACGGTTTGGAGCAATGTGTTTGAGCGCGCTCATTTGCAGCCGGGCGAAACGCTGTTGATCCAGGGCGGCTCCAGCGGCATCGGCGTGACGGCCATTCAGATTGCCAAGGCCTTGGGCGCCAAGGTGCTGGTCACCGCCGGCAGCGACGACAAGTGTGCCGCCTGCGTGGCCTTGGGCGCCGACCATGCCATCAACTACAAGACCAGCGATTTCGCCGAAGAGGCCAAAAAGCTGACGAACGGGAAGGGCGTCGACGTCATTCTCGACATGGTTGCCGGCAGTTATGTCGCACGCGAAGTCGACTGCATGGCTGAAGACGGCCGCCTCGTCATCATTGCGCTGCAGGGCGGCACCAAAGCCGAATTCAATGCCGGACTCGTGCTGCGCAAGCGCCTGACCATCACCGGTTCGACCTTGCGTCCGCGCTCTGTCGAGTTCAAGGCCGGTATTGCGAAAGCGCTGAAAGAAAAAGTCTGGCCGCTGATTGCCGGCGGCGCCGTCAAGCCGGTGATTCACAGTACGTTCGCCGCTGCGGATGCTGCCAAAGCGCACGCGCTGATGGAGTCCAACCAGCACGTCGGCAAAATCGTTTTGACCTGGTAAGCCAAAGATGAAAAAACTCATTGCGGGAAACTGGAAGATGAACGGCAGCCTGGCGGCCAACACCGCCTTGCTGGACGCGCTGGCGCAAGGTTTGGCCAATCCTGCAGCATGCGAAGTGGCCGTGTGCGTGCCCGCGCCATATCTGGCACAAGTCCAGGCCATGCGCGCTGCGAAAGCAGGTCTTGCTCCCGTTGAGTTGGGCGCGCAGGATGTCTCAGCACATGCCTCTGGCGCCTACACCGGCGAGGTGAGTGCCGCCATGCTCAAGGAGTTCGGTTGCCGGTTTGCCATCGTCGGCCATTCGGAGCGCCGCCAATACCATGGCGAAACGGATCAACTGGTCGCCGACAAAACCAAAGCCGCACTGGCCGCGGGCATCACGCCCATCGTCTGCATCGGCGAAACGCTGGCTGAGCGCGAAGCGGGCCACACCGAAGAAGTCGTCAAGCGCCAACTGGCCGCGGTGATTCACACCAACGGCCATTGCATCAGCGAAATCGTGGTGGCCTACGAGCCTGTATGGGCCATCGGCACCGGCAAGACAGCTTCGCCGGAAGAGGCCCAGGCGGTGCATGCCGTGCTGCGGGCCCAATTGAAAGCGGCGACGGACCAGTTCGCGCGCGTGAAGATTCTGTATGGCGGCAGCATGAACGCTGCCAATGCGGCGTCGCTGCTGGCCCAGCCCGACATTGACGGCGGCCTCATTGGCGGCGCGTCGCTCAAAGCCCCCGATTTTTTGACAATTATTGCTGCAGCCCGCAACTAGCAAGCACAGCACGCTATTAATTTAGGAGTAGATATGAACGTTGTATTAACCATTGTCCTTGCAGTGCAGATGCTCTCGGCGCTTGGCATGATTGGCCTGATCCTGGTGCAGCACGGCAAGGGTGCCGACATGGGTGCGGCGTTTGGAAGCGGCGGCTCCGGCAGCCTGTTTGGCGCCAGCGGCAGTGCCAACTTTCTGTCGCGCACCACCGGTATCCTGGCCGCGTTGTTTTTTGCCTGCACCTTGCTGCTCGCTTACTTTGGCGGCAGCACGCAGCCGCGCGCCGGCTCCAGCGTTCTGGAAGGTGCGGCGGTGACGGCTCCTGCCCCCGCGGCATCGGCCTCCGGCGCGACCCAAATCCCCGGCACCACGGTGCCCGCCGGCACCGGCGCTGCAGTTCCCGCCGCTCCTGCGCCGGCTGCATCGGGTGCTGCGCAAATCCCGACGAAATAACGCTTATTGCTGCTGCTTCCTCATGGGGGAAGCGGGATTTCAGGGTAAACTCTGAGACTGTCTGGAAAGCCCAAAACCGCAAGGTTTCCTCATGCCATCCAGACAATAAATACCGCGGACGTGGTGAAATTGGTAGACACGCTATCTTGAGGGGGTAGTGCCGAAAGGTGTGCGAGTTCGAGTCTCGCCGTCCGCACCAGATTGACATGCATCGGCAGCAGCGCTCCGGCAGTGCTGTCGGCTCAAACGGCAAACTGAAGCAAACCGCGCAAGTGGCTTTTCAGAAGTTGAATCCACGATGAACCTCGATCAATACCTTCCTGTTCTCCTGTTTATTCTGGTCGGTGTGGGTGTCGGCGTGGTGCCTCAGGTCCTGGGTCGTTTGTTGGGGCCCGTGCGGCCCGACAGTGAAAAAAACTCCCCCTACGAATGCGGCTTCGAAGCTTTCGAAGATGCCCGCATGAAATTCGATGTGCGCTACTACCTGGTCGCCATCCTCTTCATTCTTTTTGACCTCGAAATCGCGTTCCTTTTTCCCTGGGCCGTTGCGCTCAAGGAAATCGGTCCTGTCGGTTTCTGGTCCGTCATGATTTTCCTGGGCATTCTGGTCGTGGGCTTTGTCTACGAGTGGAAAAAAGGTGCGCTGGACTGGGAATAAGAAGATCCCGAGGGTTCTCTAGGCGAATCTCGCCACAAAGGTACGGGTATGTCACTTGAAGGTGTTTTCAACGAAGGCTTCATGACCACGAGTTACGACTCGGTGGTGAACTGGGCCAAGACGGGTTCGCTCTGGCCCATGACGTTCGGCCTCGCGTGCTGCGCCGTCGAAATGATGCATGCTGGTGCTGCGCGCTACGACATCGACCGTTTCGGCATGTTGTTCCGTCCCAGTCCGCGCCAGTCCGATCTGATGATCGTGGCCGGCACGCTGTGCAACAAGATGGGACCGGCGCTGCGCAAGGTGTATGACCAGATGTCCGAGCCGCGCTGGGTATTGTCCATGGGCTCTTGCGCCAACGGCGGCGGTTATTACCACTACAGCTATTCGGTGGTTCGTGGCTGCGACCGTATCGTGCCGGTCGACGTGTACGTGCCCGGTTGCCCGCCCACGGCGGAGGCGCTGATGTACGGCATCATCCAGCTGCAGCAGAAAATCCGCCGCACCAACACGATTGCGAGGGCATAAAAATGTCCTCTTCTCCTGTTTCCATGGAGCAACTCGCCGAAACGATTCGTGCAGTGCTTGGCGACAAAGTCAAAAGCCTGAACACCGCGCTCGGTGAAATCACCCTCACGGTGACTGCTGCCGACTACCTTGTAGCCGCAGCCCAGTTGCGCGATGCGCCCGGTTGCCGCTTCGAGCAGCTCATCGACCTTTGCGGCGTCGACTATTCCGAATATAAGGACGGCCAATACGGCGGCTTGCGGTATTGCGTGGTGTCGCACCTGCTGTCGGTCAGCCTGAACCAACGCGTGCGCCTCAAGGTGTTCTGCCCCGATGACGATTTCCCGGTGGTGGATTCTCTCAATGACATCTGGAACTCAGCCAACTGGTTTGAGCGCGAGGCTTTCGATCTTTACGGCATCATCTTTGAAGGTCACAACGACCTGCGCCGCATCTTGACCGACTATGGCTTTATCGGCCATCCTTTCCGCAAGGATTTCCCGACTTCAGGCCATGTGGAAATGCGCTACGACTCCGAGCAGAAGCGCGTGATCTATCAGCCGGTCACCATCGAGCCGCGTGAGATCACCCCCCGCGTGATTCGCGAAGACAACTACGGTGGCCTGCAGTAAGCAGCGTCGACAAGAGATACCCCATGGCTGAAATCAAAAACTACACGCTCAACTTTGGGCCACAGCATCCTGCCGCGCACGGTGTGCTGCGGCTGGTGCTTGAACTCGACGGGGAAGTCATTCAGCGCGCCGATCCGCATATCGGCCTGCTGCACCGCGCGACCGAGAAGCTTGCCGAAAGCAAAACCTACATCCAGTCGCTGCCCTATATGGACAGGCTGGATTACGTCTCGATGATGTCCAACGAGCACGCCTATTGCCTGGCCATTGAAAAGCTGCTCGGTGTTGATGTGCCGGTACGCGCACAGTACATCCGCGTGATGTATGCCGAAATCACGCGCCTGCTCAATCACCTGTTGTGGCTGGGTGCGCACGGTTTCGACTGCGGCGCGATGAATATCCTGATTTACTGCTTCCGCGAACGCGAAGCGCTGTTTGACATGTACGAGGCCGTCTCGGGTGCGCGCATGCATGCAGCCTATTTCCGCCCGGGCGGTGTGTATCGCGACCTGCCCGACAGCATGCCTCAGTACCGCGTCAGCAAGGTCAAAAATGCCAAGGCCATTGAAGCGCTGAATGAGAACCGCCAGGGTTCTCTGCTCGACTTCATCGAAGACTTCTCGAACAAGTTTCCGGGTTATGTTGACGAATACGAAACACTGCTGACGGACAACCGCATCTGGAAGCAGCGCACGGTGGGTGTGGGTGTCGTTTCTCCAGAGCGCGCACTCAATCTCGGTTTCACGGGCCCCATGCTTCGGGGTTCGGGTTTTGCATGGGACTTGCGCAAGCAGCAGCCTTACGACGTCTACGACAAGATGGACTTCGACATCCCGGTTGGCAAGACCGGCGACTGCTATGACCGCTACCTGGTCCGCATTGAAGAGATGCGTCAGTCCAATCGCATCATCAAGCAGTGCA harbors:
- a CDS encoding NAD(P)H-quinone oxidoreductase, translating into MKAVEITSYGAPEVLRLGSRPAPVDGAGEVLIRVNASGVNRPDVLQRMGHYPVPPGASDIPGLEVAGVIVSGDARAMAAAGLKIGDRVCALVAGGGYAELCVAPVAQCLPVPEGLSDIEAASLPETFFTVWSNVFERAHLQPGETLLIQGGSSGIGVTAIQIAKALGAKVLVTAGSDDKCAACVALGADHAINYKTSDFAEEAKKLTNGKGVDVILDMVAGSYVAREVDCMAEDGRLVIIALQGGTKAEFNAGLVLRKRLTITGSTLRPRSVEFKAGIAKALKEKVWPLIAGGAVKPVIHSTFAAADAAKAHALMESNQHVGKIVLTW
- a CDS encoding NADH-quinone oxidoreductase subunit A, which gives rise to MNLDQYLPVLLFILVGVGVGVVPQVLGRLLGPVRPDSEKNSPYECGFEAFEDARMKFDVRYYLVAILFILFDLEIAFLFPWAVALKEIGPVGFWSVMIFLGILVVGFVYEWKKGALDWE
- a CDS encoding NADH-quinone oxidoreductase subunit B family protein, encoding MSLEGVFNEGFMTTSYDSVVNWAKTGSLWPMTFGLACCAVEMMHAGAARYDIDRFGMLFRPSPRQSDLMIVAGTLCNKMGPALRKVYDQMSEPRWVLSMGSCANGGGYYHYSYSVVRGCDRIVPVDVYVPGCPPTAEALMYGIIQLQQKIRRTNTIARA
- a CDS encoding NADH-quinone oxidoreductase subunit D → MAEIKNYTLNFGPQHPAAHGVLRLVLELDGEVIQRADPHIGLLHRATEKLAESKTYIQSLPYMDRLDYVSMMSNEHAYCLAIEKLLGVDVPVRAQYIRVMYAEITRLLNHLLWLGAHGFDCGAMNILIYCFREREALFDMYEAVSGARMHAAYFRPGGVYRDLPDSMPQYRVSKVKNAKAIEALNENRQGSLLDFIEDFSNKFPGYVDEYETLLTDNRIWKQRTVGVGVVSPERALNLGFTGPMLRGSGFAWDLRKQQPYDVYDKMDFDIPVGKTGDCYDRYLVRIEEMRQSNRIIKQCIDWLRVNPGPVITSNHKVAAPDRESMKSNMEELIHHFKLFTEGFHVPEGEAYAAVEHPKGEFGIYIVSDGANKPYRLKIRPPGFPHLAAMDEMSRGHMIADAVAVIGTMDIVFGEIDR
- a CDS encoding NADH-quinone oxidoreductase subunit C, producing MSSSPVSMEQLAETIRAVLGDKVKSLNTALGEITLTVTAADYLVAAAQLRDAPGCRFEQLIDLCGVDYSEYKDGQYGGLRYCVVSHLLSVSLNQRVRLKVFCPDDDFPVVDSLNDIWNSANWFEREAFDLYGIIFEGHNDLRRILTDYGFIGHPFRKDFPTSGHVEMRYDSEQKRVIYQPVTIEPREITPRVIREDNYGGLQ
- the secG gene encoding preprotein translocase subunit SecG; translation: MNVVLTIVLAVQMLSALGMIGLILVQHGKGADMGAAFGSGGSGSLFGASGSANFLSRTTGILAALFFACTLLLAYFGGSTQPRAGSSVLEGAAVTAPAPAASASGATQIPGTTVPAGTGAAVPAAPAPAASGAAQIPTK
- the tpiA gene encoding triose-phosphate isomerase, producing the protein MKKLIAGNWKMNGSLAANTALLDALAQGLANPAACEVAVCVPAPYLAQVQAMRAAKAGLAPVELGAQDVSAHASGAYTGEVSAAMLKEFGCRFAIVGHSERRQYHGETDQLVADKTKAALAAGITPIVCIGETLAEREAGHTEEVVKRQLAAVIHTNGHCISEIVVAYEPVWAIGTGKTASPEEAQAVHAVLRAQLKAATDQFARVKILYGGSMNAANAASLLAQPDIDGGLIGGASLKAPDFLTIIAAARN